Part of the Oryzias melastigma strain HK-1 linkage group LG24, ASM292280v2, whole genome shotgun sequence genome, TCGCGATACATGCctcacaatatgatacatatcccgtttcatgtctcacaatacgatacatatcgtgatatattccaagactgtaccagaacaatttttcttttgaatattAATCCGTcattcattgtaataaaatggtttaatactttttattgcATAATCACACTAAGCGCTTCAACTGTAtactgatactggcagcaacgtggcagAGTTTCAGTCCtgtacccatcccaagtaaaaaactaagtagtacatgtctcataacaacaaaaaccgcaAAGCTAAATGAACTTTTAACACAAGCTGAATCTTGTGATATCTTGTTGTTCCTCAAAGAGGCTGTTTTGCTATGCTGCCAACTACTGGTTgtgggtttaggtggaaaacaaaagtaagacgctgaaagatcctaaaaaataatgaaataaacattgtcttgtcagcacatcaaatcaataaaaatatgtccAAATGAAATAATATATCACCAATTACCACCAGGTAAGTATGAATTATGATTACTGACCTTCAATTGATTTTCTATGGCAGTCGGcattcaaaaatctgtcaaaatgtttttgtctggtTTTGGTAAACTACAAAGCCAAACCCTTTGCTGGAATGGGACTGCAGCCATCAGCCTTCATCTGctcttttacttttctttttttttattttacagttactttttaagattgaaaaaaaaaaatcaaccaaagagccacattgAAGGGGTAAAGGAgctacatgtggctccagagcttcAGGCTGCAGATCCCtgatatacataaaaaaaaacatcttattttagcGACCCACTCAAGACAGAAACACGACTGAAGACTTTATCTGacagaaaacaactttattagctaagagtttgtaaacaaaataaaatgaggcGCTTTTCTGGTGTTGCCCTGCAGTTGTTTTCAGGAGGCTTCATGCTGGACAAAAACTTCCACCACAGGGATGCGTCGGTACAGAGCGGTTAGTCAATGGAGACCAGTTCAACTTCAAATATCAGCTTTGCGTTTGGAGGAATTCTGGAAAAGATTAAGTTCAggaaaaaagctctagcagaccTTTAGCATCAACAAGAGAACATGAGAGCTGGAGAAGTAGACGTGGACTAAAGTCACGGTTCTCTCTGAACTTTTTGTTCCATAATGTATGAAATTAAGCTGTTTCTGCAAATGTCTCAGTCTTGTGTAAACCCTGTCATCCACATCtgcacatttcaaaataagagtcttGCAGTAAAGGATACTTGGAGTCCGGAAGGCCCTTCTTTCCGTACGCCCACTCCGGTTCGATTTCCAGCCGTGCAGTTTCACCCTTGCTCATGGTCAGAAGGGCTTCGTCCCACTGCGGCGACAGCAGGTGATGGGTGAGTCGAAGTAAATAAACAAGAGAGGAGGTAAACACAGAACCTACCCCTCGGATCACTTTCCCCACGCCCACTTTGAAGCTCAGCGGCTTGgcctgcttcttcttctttgccgctacagaaacaacaaaagcgGTGACGATTGAGGCGCGAGGAACAACCAAGTCCAGCGGCTCCTGGTACCTGAGGGAACGTTGGTGTCGAAGACGGTCCCGTCCTCCAGGGATCCCGTGTACCAGCAGCTCACGGTATCCCCCTTCTTCGGGATGTTGGTCTTGTCGCCTTTTTTCAGGGTGGTTTTGCTGTATTTAGGAGGACCCTGAAAATGAGAATCAGCAGAGATTTATGGGATGGAGGGAACAGCACGTTTCTGGCATCTTGTTTCcagcttttgtagagctcttcaaaataaataagtccGTTCTTTCAACATAGTCGCATCCATTTGTCTGAATAATCTTTCTGCCCTGATAactctttttgtgtgttatttagtgcaagttataaactgaccaatcagatgcctcaataaaagtagctGGACAAATTCTCCCAAGCCcattttcaagtggtaggggtgtggccttccaacaagctcactcctgattggtaggtatggttgccatagaaaagtGGCTACCCACTGACAAcatggttccaacatggtggtaATCTGTATGTAAAACATGGCTTCTAAATTGgcagtaagccattttctaagggtgacatcacactgtCTCGGTCCAGGtatcatgtacagtcaatggttggaaTTAAAGGCAGACATTACCTCGTCCACAGGCTCTGCCTTCACCTCTTTGGGTTTATCTTCAATTTTCACCGCCTTCACCTTCTCCGTCAGCTCCTCCTCTGGTTCAGTCCCTTTAAACCTCTGCAGGtcacatatttgtatttttgaatcAAACCTTTATTAACCTGATGCACAAACTCACCAGCGTCCCTCACCTTGCTCTCAAACAGCTGGTTGTAGGCGACCACCAGCTGCTCCTTATTCGCCGTCTTggtgacattttttatgtttccaagTAGCTTGTGCTCTGAAAGGAACTGCAAGACAATCATTACATCATCAAGCTGAGACGTGCTGGACCAAAATAACCGCTCTGCTGCATCACAGCGGCGAGGTAGCAAGCCCGCGAGCGCGTTGTTTTCGTACCGAGTGCGCCGCGTGATcctgtaaaaactttattaggtCTTTTTTGGCCACACTGTCACTCTTGAGCTGCTCGTCGCTCCACTCGCGCGTGGGTCCGTCCGCCATTTTTAGTGCGGGCACTCCAGCTTCTGTCTGATTGGCTGTGCTTGGAAACGTCATTCCGTCGACGaatatctttcaaaataaaagcttatttttgtGACTTGacaaaaatgcttcattttactGATTTGCTGGAAAGCCATACATAAAAAAACGCAATTTAgtcttatttatttctaaaacttaaacttagtttttgtttaccaaaaacttttctttgccatgtcaaaaataatttattttattttatttaaaaagtcattcatataaacaaggaaaaaaaagttcaacaaagCACTTAAGCACGTTAATAATGAAGGGCAAATAAGttagaaaaagaataattttcacttattcttttaatttaacaatCTATAAATATgctcttattttttaagtcagtaaaaatgtttacttacaTCACTGCTGCTTGCCATGTTACCCAAATTACATTTGTAACAAATGTAATTACTAAGAATGATACTTCACAATTTCTTAATGATCTCAAAtgcagatacattttttaaaacttgtgatTTTAAACCTTTACTTCATTCTTGTGAAATCGGCctttcacttgttttttgtgCAGCTGCTGAAGTGAAACACCACTGAAGTTCATCCAGGTGTTTTGaaattcactttattttctGCTTGCCATTTTTAATGGTTGATATAACACCAAAACATTCCAAACATTTAACAAGTGTCACAGGAGGATTCTGTCTTAAAGTAATTTAAGAAATGTGTCCTTGTTTtgattaagaaataaaaagaatgaaatttGAGCAAAATAACTAATTTGCAGCTGATTTTACATTCCAAACCAGAAGAACTGAAGTCTATTAAAAGAAGAACACAATTTTTGAGGCTGAATGTGATGAAATATCTGCCTTAAACGATCAGTTACTCATTTGGGAACGTATTAAACGAGACGAGAGCCGGGGAAGCCAGAGCAGCGTTTTTATTCTGTACAGAAGATGTCAAGTGAAAACATCCAGCTGTGCCGGTCCACCTTGAGGCACAAACTCTTAGGAGTTGGCATTGGGCCCCTTCTTCTTGCCGAAAGTGGGAACGACGTTGACGAAACGGCGGTTGTACTGGATGCGGCGCTTGGCGCGGCcggtcttctttttcttcttctcctgcttGTCAACCTGAACAAGATAAGGGATAAGCGTTAGGATGGAGACCAGCGAACGACACACAACAGGAGCTACACGTCTCTAAAGCTTGAGGTTCAATTATAcatcagctttaaaaaactCTCACCTTAGGAGTCTGTCCTCTCACTTTTCCAGCACGAGCCAGAGAGCCGTGCACTTTTCCTGTTTGGAGGATAAAagattgtatttaatttttgaacTATATAGTAAATCTAAGTAGCATTAGGTAAGAATCCACACAGAATTAAGAAATTAAGGTTTCATCTTTATTCTGACCTCCCAGCAGCCTGCCAGTCACCTCCAGGGTGCACAATTCTGAGACGCCGCAAGACACCAGGGAAGCATCATCCTCCAAAGGACAGCCTGTGAGCATCAGCACCTGATCCTCCACCAGGATTCCCTCCAGAGTTTGGACATGAGCCTGAAAGACATCAAGCGATTGTTTCAAAATGTCTCCACcagcaggcaggcaggcaggcttTCATTGTGGTAAATTCGGGTGCTGCGTTACCTTGATCTGGCCAACCGTCTCCTCTCCGGTCACCTCGAGGGTGTGAGTGTTCTGGGCGCGCAGGAAGAGCTGCATCTTCACGctgagaagacaaaaacaagctaaataaaCTAGCTGGTATAAACAGAAATGGCCAAAATACAAGCACCTGAAAGTTTTTATATATTGAACAGATcacattaaatgtaaacatttttgtgatgttttattgTACGCTTGACAATGTCAAATTAAATACTTTTACCTAGAAAACCCTtctagtattaaaaaaaaaaaagcttcaaaccaCAGACTTTTCAGCAATGTGTTAagcttttgccatttttaaatcgtttatttatatttgttaggctatttgtttgttttaaactataATATTTGCATTTTCCACTGCAGTTACATCACGTTTTTGCATTGACTAGTTTAATTAATGTATAAGCTATCATCAATTTTTTACAGATGAATtctatttaaacaacaaaaaaaaaattgaaatttagaCGTTCTTAAATTTACCTTCTCATCTGAGTTTAACTACAAACATTCACCtacaaactttcaaaataaaacttggtTTTCTGGTCGGTACACATCAACGAATCAGTTCGCGTCTACGGTAAAATATCTCATCTCTACGTTGGTACTAACATAGTTCGATGcatgcaaaagaaaataaaaagtttgaagtttagccagAAGATAAGCCGAAACGCAGTTTGAACCTTAACGCAACTCTTCCGGCTAACTCTATTAGCATTGCTAGCCACATGGACATGCGCTTCTCAAAATGccttaaaaacatccaaattatTGCTTCGTTTCACAACAAATGCTGCCGCATTTGACGTATAAACTTCTTATGAGTTCACTTATAAGCTAAAATGCTTGCTGAATTGTTTTAATGAAGggttttgattgaaaaaacaaacgACCAAACCTCGTTTGATGCTCGTTGATCTGCGATCAGCGGAAAAAGGGCTGCCGTAAGGGTAGCAATGCGCATGTGCACGATTACGTAAGTACTTACGTACACagccatttttttattcaaactttatttaaaaagaagaaaacaggcGGTTTGAAGAGGTTCAGTGAAATAAATCGGTTTATTTTTGACACAATGAAATGAGAAACAGTAAatatgttggtaaaaaaaaagtttgagaatAAAACTACAAGGAAATACTATTGGAGGAAGACAAAGGAGGTTTATGTAAAGGAGGACATGAGGAGGGTTGTTGTGCATGAGAGGGATATAAAAGTCAGAAGATACTTAACTTTATTGAAGCAAAGTCCaactaaaaccataaaaatgacaGGTGTAACTAAAACACGTGTAAATAGAAAGTAAAACTAATTTATAATTGCAATAACACTGCTTGAGTCAGAAATGCTTTGTCAGgccttttcaattttttttctaaaaatatatcgAAGTAATTTACAAATATGTCTTTTGAAATGTTAGATTTGTGTAACTGCAATGATTTTGAAAATGCTTGTGTAACCTTGAAATGAGTCCTCTCAAATtgagaaacaaaatatttctccTAAAAATTTAGCATTGGCATAAAGAAACCGtcacaaaaaaagatcaaacacgACACTTGAAGATAGCAATCTCTTTATTATgaaataacctttaaaaaaaaaaaaaaaaaggaaaagaaaaacttctttGTCCGGAGAAACCAACATATTAAAATTGTACCAATGTGGAAGAAACCAAGACTCAAACATCAGTAGTGGGTTTGaatctaaaaagacaaaaactaacCAATtggatctaaaaaaaacaaaacaaaaacaaaaaagataaagcTAACCACTGAAATATTGATCTCCCTTCAAAACACCACTCATTTCCTGAAAAgggtttttggaaaataaactgcaaaagAATTATACCAGTCTTCAAAACCTGTTCTAAACCAAGCCAGAATGAGCTTTTAGCTTCTGGGTTCAACTACTCAACAGAAGTGGGAGGAGAAATGAAAATCATGCTGTGCAGTTTGGGGGTTGAAAGAGACGGTTTCTTGATAACCAACTATTTCAATGTTCAAAAAGGTTTGAGGAGGCCTGGGTCTTCACGTCGGCTGTGTCTATCATGTGGGAGGAGGGGGGTAGTACTGGTTGTACTGGTTGTACTGGCCGTACTGTCCCCAGGAGTTCTGTCCCCAGGCGCCGTAATGCTGCAGACGACAAAGAGTCGAGTTTAGCGCTGAAGATGAGCATCAGAACCCAGAGGGGAAGCTGCACGCCAACACAGAGGTGACAGGTTACCTGGTACCAGTTGTAGTTGTAGGCAGAGTTGTTCGCCGTCATGTCGGTCATTGAATTTGCTGCGACTACAGAGCCGTCGTCTGCTCGCTGCCTTTTAGCATCTGGTTCCAGAGAGCTGAAAGGAGGAAACGAGCAGATTAGAAGTCTGCACTGAAGCTTTTAGAGGTTTCCCAAACACAGAAGCGTTCCCTCACTCGTCACATCCGTTCTCTGCTTTCCTCTTTGCAGAATCGCTTTCTCTTTGTAGTCTTTGTTGTTCTTCATATGCAGCTACCAGCCTGGAAAACATCATTAAAGGCGTCATTAAAGGATGCTGCTGCAGACATTTTCACTCCTCCCTCACAGATAACCACACTCACGTGTTGATGTCCGTGCCAAAGTCTTCCAGGAACTCCACCTTCCGCTGAGCAAACAGGACCAGGGTGTCCAGAGGCATGGGGCTCCGGATCGCTCGGTCGAAACAGACCAGAACCTCCGCCTGGTTCTGGGTCACGTCTCCGCTGCACTCCATCTCCAGGAGGTTCAGATATAACTTGGAATTTGTCTTTGGAggcaaaagataaaaacatttcaagaccAACTTTGAACAGAAAACCAACACAGTCATATTATTATTCTGAACACTTTCTGTattttacaaagacaaaaaaaactgcttatACTTCTAATTTAGTATTTTCCATTTCTTACCCTATCTTATCTACATTTCTTTATTGTATTTGTACACTTTCGTTTTAGATTGTTGGTTTTCTGACTTCTTGACCAGATTGGCTTCTAAAGGGATCCTGATCTCAATAGGTTCTAATCtgattaaataaagatttaaaaaatccatcTTGCAGGATTCACAGCAGGATCAAAATC contains:
- the fkbp3 gene encoding peptidyl-prolyl cis-trans isomerase FKBP3, producing the protein MTFPSTANQTEAGVPALKMADGPTREWSDEQLKSDSVAKKDLIKFLQDHAAHSFLSEHKLLGNIKNVTKTANKEQLVVAYNQLFESKRFKGTEPEEELTEKVKAVKIEDKPKEVKAEPVDEGPPKYSKTTLKKGDKTNIPKKGDTVSCWYTGSLEDGTVFDTNVPSAAKKKKQAKPLSFKVGVGKVIRGWDEALLTMSKGETARLEIEPEWAYGKKGLPDSKIPPNAKLIFEVELVSID
- the faua gene encoding FAU ubiquitin like and ribosomal protein S30 fusion a, whose translation is MQLFLRAQNTHTLEVTGEETVGQIKAHVQTLEGILVEDQVLMLTGCPLEDDASLVSCGVSELCTLEVTGRLLGGKVHGSLARAGKVRGQTPKVDKQEKKKKKTGRAKRRIQYNRRFVNVVPTFGKKKGPNANS